AGAACACCAAACCGCTGTTGTTCATCTATAATGACCAGCCCGAGATCCTTAAAGGTCACTTCATCCTGGATGATGGCGTGAGTACCTACCACCACCTTCACACGTCCCTCACGAACAGCGTCAAGTATTTTTTTTCGCTCTGCCCGTTTCTGTTTGCCTACCAGCAAGGCTGTGGGCACTCGAACGACATCGAGATAAGATTTGAAGACATGATACTGCTGATGTGCAAGGATCTCTGTGGGTGCCATGAACGCCACCTGGGCCCTATTGCTCACAGCCACAGCCGAGGCAAAAATCGCCACAATGGTTTTGCCCGATCCCACATCTCCCTGCAAAAGCCTGTTCATCACTTTAGGTGATGCCATGTCTGCCTGAATCTCCTTCAAAACCCGCTTCTGTGCTCCGGTGAGCTCAAAACCGAGGGTTTCATAAATCATTGTTATATGCGGACCCACTTCCGTCATAGTCCTCCCGCTCTGTTCAGTAATGAGTTTTTTTCGGCTTGCCATGAGAAGCTGGAGGAAAAAATGTTCATCGAATTTGAGACGTCGCACCGCCCCGTTGAGCGCTTCCACATCCGGGGCGAAGTGGATGTGACTCAATGCATTGCCCAGTGGAGAGAGAGACTGTTCATCAATCATTTCCTGCGACATGTACTCCAGCTCATCCAGTTCACATGCATCAATGCACGCCTTGATTATCCGCCGAAAGCCCCGGCTCTCCAGTCCCATCTTCTTAAGGCCTTCGCTGGTGGGATAGATGGGAATTACAGCACCGGTATTCAGCGGTTCTCTTTCCTCGTCACTCAATATATCGTACTCGGGGTGGACTATCTGGTATCCGTTGTAGAAATCGATCTTACCATGGAAAGCCACTTCATCGCCTACTGAAAACACTTTTTCCATGTACTTGGCAGCGTTAAACCAAGTGCATTTTAACAAACCGGTATTGTCGTTGACCATGAGCTGGTAGTATTTCTTTTCCCGAGCCGACCTCATGCCACCAGCTTCTACCTTTGCCACCACTGTTGCGGTGATCCCTTCACTCAAATCCCGGATTTGCGTGACGGAAGTACGATCCAGATGGCGGCGGGGAAGATAATACAAAAGATCAAGAGCTGTCTTTACGCCTGACTTGCCCAGAATTTCAGCCCGTTTCGGGCCAACGCCCTTAATGTACTGCACTGAAGTGTCTGCTGAAAGAGACTGTTCAGAACTCATGGAACTGAGTGACTGATTTCGACAACTTTAAGGTAAATATAATGTGAAAGAAGCTGAACCTGCGGAAGGCTTACTGCCACTCTTTCCTGTATGTATAGGTGACAGTCTCTGAAGAGTATGCACCCAGCATCAGATCAAATTGGATTGTCTCAGCATCGACCTTCCGATAATCGCGGGACGGGTCGCGAATGACCCAATCACCGAAAATGTGTTCCGTGATTCGGGCGTTTACTTTATCCTTACGATTGTTTTTTATCTCGAGCAGAATGGTGGCTTCTTCACTCTTTTTCTTCCGGTCATAATTCATGACCGTCCGTTTGCCTATAACGTTGAACGCACGGCCGGCCACAACGGTAACGCTCTCTCCCACCGACGTCTGAGGCAGGAGATCCTCCCCCGCGAAAAAGATGCCACCACTCTCAGTGCGCTGATATATCTGAAAAGTGCCGGCGGGGAGAGGCACATCAATATTTTTGCCGCCGTTGGCAAATGAAATTTCAATGGCCAAGGGCTCTTCACTTTTTGCCGTTTCATCATTCTCAAATAAGTATATCCTTGTGAGCTGGACCTCCATGTCGGCATAAAGAGAAACAGTGACGGACTCATTTCTTGGAATTGTTAGTGATGCGGGCAGTGAGTAAAGAACGAAATCGCCGGACGACTCAAGTTGGAAGACGGCCTCGGCGGCATTATCCGACTGGGATGCCATACGGGACATTTTATGGGTGGCTTTTCTCCTACGTTTAAGGTCACCTTCAACAAGTTCGATGGATGACTCGACAAAATCTTGATCTGTGTTGTTGAAAATGATCGCTTGTGAAACAAGTATGGCGTTCTTCTCATTAGAGTCTATGATGAGCCGGTAGTTGGCGTTCCAGTCAAAGCCGCCTGAAATATAGACTATTTCTCCTCCAACACTGCCATTGGATTTCGACTGAACTGTCCATTCCATGGAAGCCCGAACTGAGGGACTCTTTTTTTTGTAATCAGAAGAAATTTCAATGACTTCACTCATATTTAGAACATGCACCGCGCTCCTAGACTTTATGGATAGCCAGTTGTTGTCCACACCCACCAACTGACCTCTTACCGATTTACCTTCAGTTGTTTTCGCTGTTACAGTATTCCCCAGCTGTTTCTTGAGAAAAACAAACGTGTCAAAAATATCTCTGTTGAATTTCTGATAGATCACATCCCCCTCAGACATGGAGAGAAAAGTTGACGCCGGTTCAATTTTGTCCGGGAGGTTTGGATAAGTCACCTGGTTAGAACCAGGTTGCAGTTTAACGGTGATGGGCTGACGAACAAGACCGTATCCATCCTTGTAGAGCGTAATAGAGGCATCCCTGGATTGTGCATGTCCAAACGATGCTAATAAAAGTATGATTGCCGTTTTCTTCATTCTAAGTAAGTATAATTCTGCTTCAGTTTAGCAAGATTTTCCTTCATATCGCCGAGCTTTTTCCTTTCCCGTTCCACCACCTCCTTTGGCGCGCGGTTGACAAAATTCTGATTGTTCAGTTTCGTCGCTACGTCACTTAACCGTCCATCCAATGAATAGATCTTCTCTTCTAACCGCTTTTTCTCCGTCTCCACATCAATAAGGTCACCAAGAGGTATAAACATCTCTTTTTTTCCAACCACTACCGTAGCCGATTTGTCCGGACGCTCTACATCCGGTTCGATGGTGAGGTCGTCCACTTTGGCAAGGTCACGAATTAACCGCTCGTTTAACTTTAGGGACTGGCCGTTATCACTCCTAATAAGAAGATCGGCACGCATTCCCGGTGGCACATTCATTTCAGCCCTCACTGTCCTTACGCCTGTAATTACTTCCTGAATCTCAACAAAGTTCCCTTCGACATTTTCGTCTATCCATTTATCGTCGACACCTGGCCAGTGCGAAACTATGAGATCTGTCTCATCTTTATCAGTACCCTCCAGGCGATTCCAGATTTCCTCTGTTATGAATGGCGCAAAGGGGTGAAGCATTTTCAGGATGCCCCTCATGACGTGATTAGCCACGCTGAAAGCGGCTTTTTTCTGGTCAACGTCATCGCCATAGAGTCGGGACTTTATCACCTCAACATACCAGTCACAAAAGTCCGACCAGGTGAAATCATAAATCTTTTTTGCTGTCTCATTGAAGCGGTAAGCATCGAAACTTTCATCCACTCCAGTAATTGTCCGGTTTAACCGGCTGAGAATCCACCTATCGGAGAGATCTAAGTTGTCCCCTTCAAGTTCATCCACTGGTTTTGCATCAATATCAGAACCTGCCATGTCCAGAAACCGAGATACATTCCACAGTTTGTTCATAAAGTTCCTGCCGATTTCCATCCGCTCATCGGAAAACAGTATATCCTGTCCTTGCGGTGCAATGAGCATAATGCCGTAGCGAACAGCATCGGCACCGTATTTATCCATGAGTTTCAGAGGATCGGGGGAGTTACCCAGCGATTTGCTCATCTTACGCCCCTGCATGTCCCGAACCATGCCGGTGAAATAGACATTTTTAAAGGGGATTTCACCTTTGAACTCAAGGCTCGCCATGATCATTCGCGCCACCCAGAAAAAGATGATGTCGGGACCGGTGACCAGATCATCCGTGGGATGGAAGTAGTCAAGATCGGGGGACTCTTCAGGCCAGTTGTGAACACCGATTGGCCACAGCCATGAGCTGGCCCAAGTATCGAGAACATCAGGATCCTGAACCAAATCTTTCGACCCGCAGGCAGGACATGATTCCGGTTCATCTACTGAGACGATGGGATCCTTGCAATCAAGTTCACACTTTCCAATATCATTTCCGCGGCAATACCAGACAGGTATTCGATGTC
This is a stretch of genomic DNA from Candidatus Neomarinimicrobiota bacterium. It encodes these proteins:
- the recG gene encoding ATP-dependent DNA helicase RecG, whose amino-acid sequence is MSSEQSLSADTSVQYIKGVGPKRAEILGKSGVKTALDLLYYLPRRHLDRTSVTQIRDLSEGITATVVAKVEAGGMRSAREKKYYQLMVNDNTGLLKCTWFNAAKYMEKVFSVGDEVAFHGKIDFYNGYQIVHPEYDILSDEEREPLNTGAVIPIYPTSEGLKKMGLESRGFRRIIKACIDACELDELEYMSQEMIDEQSLSPLGNALSHIHFAPDVEALNGAVRRLKFDEHFFLQLLMASRKKLITEQSGRTMTEVGPHITMIYETLGFELTGAQKRVLKEIQADMASPKVMNRLLQGDVGSGKTIVAIFASAVAVSNRAQVAFMAPTEILAHQQYHVFKSYLDVVRVPTALLVGKQKRAERKKILDAVREGRVKVVVGTHAIIQDEVTFKDLGLVIIDEQQRFGVLQRGKLLSKGENPDILSMTATPIPRTLAITYHGDMDLSMLDEMPKHRQPLTTRVVEEDKIDKVYSFMSEEMKKGRQCMVVYPLINESEKMDLEAAVKGSERLEKQFSDYKVALLHGRMKREEKDNIMDRFAGNDIQLLVSTTVIEVGIDVPNATIMLIENAERFGLTQLHQLRGRIGRGLDKGYCILVRRNITASSRRRLAIMERTTDGFEISDEDLKLRGPGEFYGTRQHGYPKWKIADLVNDGQIIRDARKAAFKIVETDSHLTDPANEKIRLRFMRDYQQMLEMVNIG
- a CDS encoding valine--tRNA ligase, with amino-acid sequence MSSDDKISKIYDPSRVEKEWYDHWLDRGYFHAEVNSDRSPYTVVIPPPNVTGSLTIGHVLNNTIQDVLVRRARMQGRETCWIPGTDHASIATETKVTKMLAVKGTDKNEIGREEFLKCAWEWKNEYGSLIIQQLKRLGCSCDWERERFTMDNGYYRAVITAFVKLYDKGLIYRGKRLVNWCTATKSAISDEEVIYREVQGKLWYLKYLLSDSDDYVTVATTRPETMLGDTAVAVHPGDKRFKNFVGKSVMLPLAERKIPVIADDFVDPEFGTGCVKVTPAHDFNDFLIGKRHDLDFINILNPDGSLNESVPEQFRELDRFDARDKVVEALTKSGALEKTEDYTTSIGYSERGDVPVEPYLSEQWFMAMEKLAKPALEAVRKGDIKFNPSHWLKTYEHWMTNIQDWCISRQLWWGHRIPVWYCRGNDIGKCELDCKDPIVSVDEPESCPACGSKDLVQDPDVLDTWASSWLWPIGVHNWPEESPDLDYFHPTDDLVTGPDIIFFWVARMIMASLEFKGEIPFKNVYFTGMVRDMQGRKMSKSLGNSPDPLKLMDKYGADAVRYGIMLIAPQGQDILFSDERMEIGRNFMNKLWNVSRFLDMAGSDIDAKPVDELEGDNLDLSDRWILSRLNRTITGVDESFDAYRFNETAKKIYDFTWSDFCDWYVEVIKSRLYGDDVDQKKAAFSVANHVMRGILKMLHPFAPFITEEIWNRLEGTDKDETDLIVSHWPGVDDKWIDENVEGNFVEIQEVITGVRTVRAEMNVPPGMRADLLIRSDNGQSLKLNERLIRDLAKVDDLTIEPDVERPDKSATVVVGKKEMFIPLGDLIDVETEKKRLEEKIYSLDGRLSDVATKLNNQNFVNRAPKEVVERERKKLGDMKENLAKLKQNYTYLE